The Drosophila teissieri strain GT53w chromosome X, Prin_Dtei_1.1, whole genome shotgun sequence genome has a segment encoding these proteins:
- the LOC122625044 gene encoding uncharacterized protein LOC122625044 isoform X6, with amino-acid sequence MSVFDDFQRLWMQRFPQSSLSDAWEQDVRASLERHKVRIIELSKELEQETLYVEYLERLLSDVERYRASGGDPKALFEAASGSCASSTNSSSPTNGAPPEENNTNVDKEFKSSLNLRESSSSTGAKDKDRLSLKSDNKYTTHPNAVKGGNSFGSEVVSGPLHSTTTTADGKRTEELNLKREDRGKDSSSGDTNGALQQCITELAASIKAQPDNVAGERLGNDGDTDKPLRKSTSQYVTVIQVKEAKDKEGDDGTTSSSGISEPQQQPTPPSTFSRYSEATAPPLSPSLTSYAAHVEAKKKMPPRPPPKNIRRVEPPTIPSQQLSSSPKRETYLINTMPSSSSGNLAFDSLGNSLERNIKPSDILRQKSSDNLDSKYSANRKTTPELCKFVNVNNPELMEELGRKMVSKTDSLEPTRRNDSSPSGGGSLGRTASTPGRSLTPGRTGVGASPTGSLSKTGKLAMADSSSTSSLERRSRTCLQASDADNGTESRESGTNQRSVGSKESLTSQGISEVIKSYESVSSLSSESAKAAYQQSAAAGGASADNEPYYDSVPLDNGDGEYVFIKPGRTGSSSSRDDLSTPGSSVLPLPNVADPESPGRTSNYVNIDYFLQQSNETRSSSLDSDGEYEGPPILRTISHDDQTTTQTTPGAIRKVCGNARGAKIRSILSSIIQSETIYVECLNKMMQYKKAIHATLTTSQPVIREEEENTIFFKIDELYDLHTAFLSDLKTIVSHEGGDVLIGEPFRRLADMFDLYSAFLHNYKNAIETVKKCSANNPQFKKIVSTIVLNLQTEQSLTLEDLLHKPVARVQINALVFNDLLRETPNAHPDHQPLRQAQKIIQMFLNQFNVVNQRLPIESNRNLRRMVRNSFIVELVDGHRKLRHLFLFNDVIACAKYKALGRDRIDYELKWFIPLKDVSIYEEADPAVELKESSPANISQVKRNLRSVRDQLAMEVANSGNGGFRSGEKYRRKLADLESQLVLATPNLVLRLGNKANNKTITFFLSSDFERTQWIDSISSLKQKCNLPGANTINSLEVTAFIVAMQKGMKTEMGSYLMRNTNDESLLVGDLYMGVQGLEGLEQADDLYICVEVDSYGHYFRKATTKMICRSQTPLWNESFMLELEGSQNVRILLYEAKERPLLRAKHILKLSLSWLTETTQPKSIKLSDTLELGCSFRFIPGELCRGNTKPGALFGAKMSQVLK; translated from the exons ATGAGCGTTTTCGATGACTTCCAGCGTCTGTGGATGCAGCGATTTCCGCAAAGCTCTCTATCCGATGCTTGGGAACAGGATGTTCGGGCTAGTCTCGAGCGACACAAGGTGCGCATCATTGAGCTAAGCAAGGAGCTTGAGCAGGAGACACTCTATGTGGAGTATCTAGAGCGTCTGCTGTCCGACGTGGAAAGGTATCGCGCTTCTGGCGGTGATCCAAAGGCACTCTTTGAGGCTGCGAGCGGTAGTTGtgccagcagcaccaacagcagcagccccaCCAATGGAGCTCCACCAGAAGAAAACAACACCAACGTAGACAAAGAATTT AAATCTAGTTTAAATCTGCGCGAATCTTCTTCTTCAACTGGCGCCAAGGACAAGGATCGCCTGTCGCTCAAGTCGGACAACAAATACACAACACACCCAAATGCCGTCAAAGGTGGGAATAGTTTTGGATCGGAAGTGGTGAGCGGACCTCTGCACTCCACCACGACAACGGCGGACGGCAAACGAACAGAAGAGCTGAATTTAAAGCGGGAAGACAGAGGCAAGGATAGTAGTAGTGGGGACACCAATGGAGCCCTGCAGCAGTGCATCACGGAATTGGCGGCATCTATTAAAGCCCAGCCGGATAACGTGGCAGGAGAGCGTTTAGGAAACGATGGCGATACCGACAAGCCGTTGCGCAAATCGACGTCCCAATACGTTACCGTCATTCAGGTCAAAGAGGCCAAAGACAAGGAAGGCGATGATGGAACTACCTCGTCATCAGGGATTAGTGAACCGCAGCAACAACCTACGCCACCATCTACATTTTCTCGATATTCGGAAGCCACCGCTCCACCGCTTTCGCCATCGCTCACTTCGTACGCTGCCCACGTAGaggcgaaaaagaaaatgccaCCCAG ACCTCCGCCGAAGAACATTCGGCGAGTTGAGCCCCCTACCATTCCCAGCCAGCAGCTGTCGTCTTCACCCAAAAGGGAAACATATCTGATCAACACGATGCCGAGCAGTTCAAGCGGCAATCTCGCCTTCGACAGTCTGGGCAATTCGCTGGAGCGTAACATTAAGCCGTCTGATATATTGCGCCAGAAGTCATCTGATAATTTAGATTCCAAGTACTCGGCAAATCGAAAAACCACACCGGAGCTTTGTAAATTTGTGAACGTAAATAATCCGGAATTAATGGAAGAGCTCGGTCGCAAGATGGTAAGCAAGACAGACAGCCTGGAACCGACGAGGAGGAACGACTCCTCGCCTTCTGGCGGTGGTAGCCTAGGACGCACTGCCTCCACGCCCGGGCGATCATTGACTCCTGGACGAACTGGAGTTGGTGCCTCGCCAACAGGTAGTTTAAGTAAAACCGGAAAGCTGGCAATGGCGGACAGCAGCTCCACTAGCAGCCTGGAAAGGAGATCGCGCACCTGCCTGCAGGCTAGCGATGCGGACAACGGAACGGAATCGCGAGAATCGGGTACCAACCAGCGTAGTGTAGGGTCCAAGGAGTCTCTGACATCACAAGGCATATCGGAGGTG ATCAAGAGCTACGAAAGCGTATCTTCGCTAAGTTCGGAAAGTGCAAAGGCGGCATACCAGCAGTCTGCGGCAGCCGGCGGAGCTTCAGCAGACAATGAGCCGTATTATGATAGCGTACCGCTAGACAACGGCGACGGAGAATACGTGTTTATCAAGCCCGGACGCACCGGATCCTCATCCAGTCGCGATGATTTGTCGACGCCTGGCAGCAGCGTGTTACCTTTGCCTAATGTAGCGGATCCCGAATCTCCAGGCAGGACCTCAAACTATGTCAACATCGACTACTTCCTACA gCAAAGCAATGAGACGCGATCCAGTTCGCTAGACAGTGACGGGGAGTACGAGGGTCCGCCCATATTGCGCACGATTTCGCACGACGATCAAACCACAACACAAACTACCCCGGGAGCAATTCGCAAG GTTTGTGGAAATGCACGCGGTGCTAAAATACGATCCATACTCAGCTCAATTATTCAGAGTGAGACGATCTACGTGGAATGTCTTAACAAAATGATGCAG TACAAGAAGGCCATCCACGCAACCCTAACAACTTCGCAGCCTGTGATcagggaggaggaggagaacacaattttctttaaaatcgATGAGCTTTACGATCTGCATACCGCCTTCTTATCTGATTTAAAGACCATTGTGTCTCACGAGGGCGGTGATGTGCTGATCGGTGAGCCGTTTCGTCGTCTGGCGGATATGTTTGACTTATACAGTGCCTTTTTGCACAACTACAAAAATGCTATAGAAACGGTGAAGAAGTGCAGTGCAAATAATCCCCAGTTCAAAAAGATAGTCTCCACCATTGTGCTTAATCTGCAAACGGAGCAATCACTAACTCTAGAGGATCTATTGCACAAACCAGTGGCGAGAGTGCAAATAAATGCGTTGGTCTTCAACGATTTGCTGCGCGAAACCCCAAATGCACATCCGGATCACCAGCCATTAAGGCAGGCACAAAAGATTATTCAGATGTTCCTCAATCAGTTCAATGTGGTCAATCAGCGTCTGCCAATTGAATCGAATCGGAATTTAAGACGCATGGTACGTAATTCTTTTATTGTGGAACTTGTCGATGGGCATCGCAAGCTGCGGCATCTCTTCCTTTTTAATGATGTCATCGCATGTGCCAAGTACAAGGCATTAGGACGCGATCGTATTGACTATGAGCTCAAGTGGTTCATTCCGCTGAAGGACGTATCCATTTATGAGGAAGCAGATCCGGCGGTCGAGCTTAAGGAATCTAGTCCAGCGAACATTTCGCAAGTAAAACGCAATTTACGTTCCGTTCGAGATCAATTGGCCATGGAGGTGGCTAACAGTGGAAATGGGGGCTTCCGGTCCGGCGAAAAATATCGCCGCAAGCTGGCGGATCTGGAATCACAGCTGGTGCTGGCAACGCCCAATTTGGTGTTGCGCCTGGGAAAcaaggcaaataataaaaccataaCCTTCTTTCTTAGCTCGGATTTCGAGAGGACACAGTGGATTGACTCAATCTCATCCCTTAAG cAAAAGTGCAACCTGCCTGGGGCAAATACTATTAATTCATTGGAGGTTACCGCCTTCATTGTGGCCATGCAGAAGGGCATGAAAACTGAAATGGGTTCATATCTTATGCGTAACACCAACGATGAGAGCCTGCTGGTTGGAGACCTGTACATGGGTGTCCAAGGACTGGAAGGACTGGAGCAGGCGGACGACCTGTACATCTGCGTCGAGGTGGACTCCTATGGCCACTATTTTCGCAAGGCCACCACCAAGATGATATGTCGCAGTCAAACGCCGCTTTGGAACGAGAGCTTTATGCTAGAACTAGAGGGCAGCCAGAATGTGCGCATCCTTCTGTATGAGGCCAAGGAGCGGCCGCTTCTTAGAGCCAAGCACATACTTAAG TTGAGTCTTAGTTGGCTGACAGAAACCACGCAGCCGAAGTCAATTAAACTTAGTGATACCTTAGAGCTTGGCTGTAGCTTCCGTTTTATTCCAGGCGAGCTCTGCCGCGGCAACACTAAGCCAGGAGCCCTCTTTGGTGCCAAAATGAGTCAagtattaaagtaa
- the LOC122625044 gene encoding active breakpoint cluster region-related protein isoform X5 codes for MASFKEKFKLWSRGKSSLNLRESSSSTGAKDKDRLSLKSDNKYTTHPNAVKGGNSFGSEVVSGPLHSTTTTADGKRTEELNLKREDRGKDSSSGDTNGALQQCITELAASIKAQPDNVAGERLGNDGDTDKPLRKSTSQYVTVIQVKEAKDKEGDDGTTSSSGISEPQQQPTPPSTFSRYSEATAPPLSPSLTSYAAHVEAKKKMPPRPPPKNIRRVEPPTIPSQQLSSSPKRETYLINTMPSSSSGNLAFDSLGNSLERNIKPSDILRQKSSDNLDSKYSANRKTTPELCKFVNVNNPELMEELGRKMVSKTDSLEPTRRNDSSPSGGGSLGRTASTPGRSLTPGRTGVGASPTGSLSKTGKLAMADSSSTSSLERRSRTCLQASDADNGTESRESGTNQRSVGSKESLTSQGISEVFFSKQIKSYESVSSLSSESAKAAYQQSAAAGGASADNEPYYDSVPLDNGDGEYVFIKPGRTGSSSSRDDLSTPGSSVLPLPNVADPESPGRTSNYVNIDYFLQQSNETRSSSLDSDGEYEGPPILRTISHDDQTTTQTTPGAIRKNLVSAILVCGNARGAKIRSILSSIIQSETIYVECLNKMMQYKKAIHATLTTSQPVIREEEENTIFFKIDELYDLHTAFLSDLKTIVSHEGGDVLIGEPFRRLADMFDLYSAFLHNYKNAIETVKKCSANNPQFKKIVSTIVLNLQTEQSLTLEDLLHKPVARVQINALVFNDLLRETPNAHPDHQPLRQAQKIIQMFLNQFNVVNQRLPIESNRNLRRMVRNSFIVELVDGHRKLRHLFLFNDVIACAKYKALGRDRIDYELKWFIPLKDVSIYEEADPAVELKESSPANISQVKRNLRSVRDQLAMEVANSGNGGFRSGEKYRRKLADLESQLVLATPNLVLRLGNKANNKTITFFLSSDFERTQWIDSISSLKQKCNLPGANTINSLEVTAFIVAMQKGMKTEMGSYLMRNTNDESLLVGDLYMGVQGLEGLEQADDLYICVEVDSYGHYFRKATTKMICRSQTPLWNESFMLELEGSQNVRILLYEAKERPLLRAKHILKLSLSWLTETTQPKSIKLSDTLELGCSFRFIPGELCRGNTKPGALFGAKMSQVLKREKRDIPFIIGACIREVERRGMLEVGCYRVSGSASDLAKLKKAFESDAYEAEQLLREVDIHSVTGILKTFLRELPEALFTDQLYPRFFDTFSAFSNNNESTRINELLKVFEELPQANKASITSILDHLIRVHEKETDNKMSLHNLAMVFGPTLLRPGQTQVKQKDPLAASTVDVMAQAGILYCFLQARIKKD; via the exons ATGGCTTCTTTTAAAGAGAAGTTTAAATTATGGTCCAGAGGG AAATCTAGTTTAAATCTGCGCGAATCTTCTTCTTCAACTGGCGCCAAGGACAAGGATCGCCTGTCGCTCAAGTCGGACAACAAATACACAACACACCCAAATGCCGTCAAAGGTGGGAATAGTTTTGGATCGGAAGTGGTGAGCGGACCTCTGCACTCCACCACGACAACGGCGGACGGCAAACGAACAGAAGAGCTGAATTTAAAGCGGGAAGACAGAGGCAAGGATAGTAGTAGTGGGGACACCAATGGAGCCCTGCAGCAGTGCATCACGGAATTGGCGGCATCTATTAAAGCCCAGCCGGATAACGTGGCAGGAGAGCGTTTAGGAAACGATGGCGATACCGACAAGCCGTTGCGCAAATCGACGTCCCAATACGTTACCGTCATTCAGGTCAAAGAGGCCAAAGACAAGGAAGGCGATGATGGAACTACCTCGTCATCAGGGATTAGTGAACCGCAGCAACAACCTACGCCACCATCTACATTTTCTCGATATTCGGAAGCCACCGCTCCACCGCTTTCGCCATCGCTCACTTCGTACGCTGCCCACGTAGaggcgaaaaagaaaatgccaCCCAG ACCTCCGCCGAAGAACATTCGGCGAGTTGAGCCCCCTACCATTCCCAGCCAGCAGCTGTCGTCTTCACCCAAAAGGGAAACATATCTGATCAACACGATGCCGAGCAGTTCAAGCGGCAATCTCGCCTTCGACAGTCTGGGCAATTCGCTGGAGCGTAACATTAAGCCGTCTGATATATTGCGCCAGAAGTCATCTGATAATTTAGATTCCAAGTACTCGGCAAATCGAAAAACCACACCGGAGCTTTGTAAATTTGTGAACGTAAATAATCCGGAATTAATGGAAGAGCTCGGTCGCAAGATGGTAAGCAAGACAGACAGCCTGGAACCGACGAGGAGGAACGACTCCTCGCCTTCTGGCGGTGGTAGCCTAGGACGCACTGCCTCCACGCCCGGGCGATCATTGACTCCTGGACGAACTGGAGTTGGTGCCTCGCCAACAGGTAGTTTAAGTAAAACCGGAAAGCTGGCAATGGCGGACAGCAGCTCCACTAGCAGCCTGGAAAGGAGATCGCGCACCTGCCTGCAGGCTAGCGATGCGGACAACGGAACGGAATCGCGAGAATCGGGTACCAACCAGCGTAGTGTAGGGTCCAAGGAGTCTCTGACATCACAAGGCATATCGGAGGTG TTTTTTTCCAAGCAGATCAAGAGCTACGAAAGCGTATCTTCGCTAAGTTCGGAAAGTGCAAAGGCGGCATACCAGCAGTCTGCGGCAGCCGGCGGAGCTTCAGCAGACAATGAGCCGTATTATGATAGCGTACCGCTAGACAACGGCGACGGAGAATACGTGTTTATCAAGCCCGGACGCACCGGATCCTCATCCAGTCGCGATGATTTGTCGACGCCTGGCAGCAGCGTGTTACCTTTGCCTAATGTAGCGGATCCCGAATCTCCAGGCAGGACCTCAAACTATGTCAACATCGACTACTTCCTACA gCAAAGCAATGAGACGCGATCCAGTTCGCTAGACAGTGACGGGGAGTACGAGGGTCCGCCCATATTGCGCACGATTTCGCACGACGATCAAACCACAACACAAACTACCCCGGGAGCAATTCGCAAG AACTTAGTTTCGGCGATACTT GTTTGTGGAAATGCACGCGGTGCTAAAATACGATCCATACTCAGCTCAATTATTCAGAGTGAGACGATCTACGTGGAATGTCTTAACAAAATGATGCAG TACAAGAAGGCCATCCACGCAACCCTAACAACTTCGCAGCCTGTGATcagggaggaggaggagaacacaattttctttaaaatcgATGAGCTTTACGATCTGCATACCGCCTTCTTATCTGATTTAAAGACCATTGTGTCTCACGAGGGCGGTGATGTGCTGATCGGTGAGCCGTTTCGTCGTCTGGCGGATATGTTTGACTTATACAGTGCCTTTTTGCACAACTACAAAAATGCTATAGAAACGGTGAAGAAGTGCAGTGCAAATAATCCCCAGTTCAAAAAGATAGTCTCCACCATTGTGCTTAATCTGCAAACGGAGCAATCACTAACTCTAGAGGATCTATTGCACAAACCAGTGGCGAGAGTGCAAATAAATGCGTTGGTCTTCAACGATTTGCTGCGCGAAACCCCAAATGCACATCCGGATCACCAGCCATTAAGGCAGGCACAAAAGATTATTCAGATGTTCCTCAATCAGTTCAATGTGGTCAATCAGCGTCTGCCAATTGAATCGAATCGGAATTTAAGACGCATGGTACGTAATTCTTTTATTGTGGAACTTGTCGATGGGCATCGCAAGCTGCGGCATCTCTTCCTTTTTAATGATGTCATCGCATGTGCCAAGTACAAGGCATTAGGACGCGATCGTATTGACTATGAGCTCAAGTGGTTCATTCCGCTGAAGGACGTATCCATTTATGAGGAAGCAGATCCGGCGGTCGAGCTTAAGGAATCTAGTCCAGCGAACATTTCGCAAGTAAAACGCAATTTACGTTCCGTTCGAGATCAATTGGCCATGGAGGTGGCTAACAGTGGAAATGGGGGCTTCCGGTCCGGCGAAAAATATCGCCGCAAGCTGGCGGATCTGGAATCACAGCTGGTGCTGGCAACGCCCAATTTGGTGTTGCGCCTGGGAAAcaaggcaaataataaaaccataaCCTTCTTTCTTAGCTCGGATTTCGAGAGGACACAGTGGATTGACTCAATCTCATCCCTTAAG cAAAAGTGCAACCTGCCTGGGGCAAATACTATTAATTCATTGGAGGTTACCGCCTTCATTGTGGCCATGCAGAAGGGCATGAAAACTGAAATGGGTTCATATCTTATGCGTAACACCAACGATGAGAGCCTGCTGGTTGGAGACCTGTACATGGGTGTCCAAGGACTGGAAGGACTGGAGCAGGCGGACGACCTGTACATCTGCGTCGAGGTGGACTCCTATGGCCACTATTTTCGCAAGGCCACCACCAAGATGATATGTCGCAGTCAAACGCCGCTTTGGAACGAGAGCTTTATGCTAGAACTAGAGGGCAGCCAGAATGTGCGCATCCTTCTGTATGAGGCCAAGGAGCGGCCGCTTCTTAGAGCCAAGCACATACTTAAG TTGAGTCTTAGTTGGCTGACAGAAACCACGCAGCCGAAGTCAATTAAACTTAGTGATACCTTAGAGCTTGGCTGTAGCTTCCGTTTTATTCCAGGCGAGCTCTGCCGCGGCAACACTAAGCCAGGAGCCCTCTTTGGTGCCAAAATGAGTCAagtattaaa ACGTGAAAAACGCGACATTCCGTTCATCATAGGCGCCTGCATTCGGGAAGTAGAGCGGCGTGGGATGCTGGAGGTTGGCTGCTACCGCGTCAGTGGTTCCGCTTCTGATTTGGCGAAGCTTAAGAAGGCCTTTGAATCTG aTGCCTATGAGGCGGAGCAGTTGCTACGCGAGGTGGACATCCATTCGGTCACTGGCATTTTGAAGACTTTTCTAAGAGAGCTCCCTGAGGCCCTATTCACGGATCAGCTTTATCCACGATTTTTTGACACATTCAGCGCCtttagcaacaacaacgaatcCACACGAATCAACGAGCTCCTCAAAGTTTTTGAGGAGCTGCCACAGGCCAACAAAGCCTCCATCACTTCGATATTAGATCATTTAATAAG AGTCCACGAAAAGGAGACAGACAACAAAATGTCGTTGCACAATCTGGCAATGGTGTTTGGACCAACCTTGCTTAGGCCGGGCCAAACGCAGGTGAAGCAAAAAGATCCACTGGCAGCCAGCACTGTCGACGTTATGGCTCAGGCAGGAATCCTATACTGCTTTCTTCAGGCACGCATCAAGAAGGATTAG